One stretch of Actinacidiphila sp. DG2A-62 DNA includes these proteins:
- a CDS encoding GlsB/YeaQ/YmgE family stress response membrane protein — translation MSILWAIIAGLIIGLLARLVLPGRQPIPLWATVLVGIIGGLVGNGLAAAFGVGDTSGVDWIRHGFQVGVAAVLIAVITPLWTGRRRA, via the coding sequence ATGTCCATCTTGTGGGCGATCATCGCCGGACTGATCATCGGCCTGCTGGCCCGCCTGGTGCTGCCCGGGCGGCAGCCCATCCCGCTGTGGGCCACGGTGCTGGTCGGCATCATCGGCGGCCTGGTCGGCAACGGTCTGGCCGCGGCCTTCGGCGTCGGGGACACCAGCGGTGTCGACTGGATCCGCCACGGCTTCCAGGTGGGGGTCGCGGCCGTGCTGATCGCGGTGATCACCCCGCTGTGGACCGGGCGCCGCAGGGCCTGA
- a CDS encoding DUF1206 domain-containing protein produces the protein MASHLLGGRGSRGRGEHAVHAGMEPAGRAGFAARGVIYLLVGFLALRIAFGDGGKEADRQGALHQIGAQPFGTALLWLLAAGLACMTLWRAARAVYGRAKTGKRLADAGRAVFYALVCWGTAAYASGSGGSGGGGSDKESKDWTAAALKLPGGQWIAGAAGIALCAAGAVIAVRAVQRHFLRKLETGRMGRRTRSAVTASGVAGGVARGAVYAGAGVFVTVAAVRFEPGQAKGMDDTLRTFAHTAAGPWLLAAVAVGLLLFGLFSLASARWRRLDDTGS, from the coding sequence ATGGCGTCACATCTCCTGGGAGGACGCGGCTCGCGCGGCCGGGGCGAACACGCCGTGCACGCCGGGATGGAGCCGGCCGGGCGGGCGGGGTTCGCGGCGCGCGGGGTGATCTACCTCCTGGTCGGGTTCCTCGCCCTGCGGATCGCCTTCGGCGACGGCGGCAAGGAGGCCGACCGGCAGGGCGCGCTGCACCAGATCGGCGCGCAGCCGTTCGGCACGGCGCTGCTGTGGCTGCTCGCGGCCGGGCTCGCCTGCATGACGCTGTGGCGCGCGGCCCGCGCGGTCTACGGCCGGGCGAAGACCGGGAAGCGGCTCGCGGACGCGGGCCGGGCGGTCTTCTATGCACTGGTGTGCTGGGGCACCGCCGCCTACGCGAGCGGCTCCGGCGGCTCCGGCGGAGGGGGCAGCGACAAGGAGTCCAAGGACTGGACGGCCGCCGCGCTGAAACTGCCCGGCGGCCAGTGGATCGCCGGCGCCGCCGGGATCGCCCTGTGCGCGGCGGGAGCCGTCATCGCGGTGCGCGCGGTCCAGCGCCACTTCCTGCGGAAGCTGGAGACCGGCCGGATGGGACGACGCACCAGGTCCGCGGTCACCGCCTCGGGCGTGGCCGGCGGCGTCGCGCGCGGCGCGGTCTACGCCGGCGCCGGCGTCTTCGTGACCGTCGCGGCGGTCCGGTTCGAGCCCGGGCAGGCCAAGGGCATGGACGACACCCTGCGGACCTTTGCGCACACCGCCGCCGGGCCCTGGCTGCTGGCCGCGGTGGCGGTCGGGCTGCTGCTGTTCGGCCTGTTCTCGCTGGCCTCGGCGCGCTGGCGGCGGCTCGACGACACCGGCTCCTGA
- a CDS encoding response regulator: MSVAGPAAEPLKRLRVLAHLARAVESRAAQAAEHAARSGATYPELGRAWGMTRQGARRRWPGLVFRRPADRHPLPLRTRSSVVNSLLPQHSYEVLLVEDDEADALLVEEALSAKGTVRSIARATDGVAALEHLRSPDTRVPDLIVLDLNMPRMNGRELLGVLKDDPELCLIPVVVLTTSATPDDVTAAYRQHANAYVTKPVNLDDFLQAVQGIDDFFLETATVPTKDE; the protein is encoded by the coding sequence ATGAGCGTGGCGGGCCCCGCCGCGGAGCCGCTGAAGCGGCTGCGGGTGCTGGCCCACCTCGCGCGCGCCGTGGAGAGCCGCGCCGCGCAGGCCGCCGAGCACGCCGCCCGCTCGGGCGCCACGTATCCCGAACTCGGCCGCGCCTGGGGGATGACCCGCCAGGGCGCGCGCCGCCGCTGGCCCGGCCTGGTGTTCCGCCGGCCGGCCGACCGCCATCCCCTCCCCCTGCGAACCAGGAGCTCCGTCGTGAACAGTCTGCTGCCCCAGCACTCGTACGAGGTCCTGCTCGTGGAGGACGACGAGGCCGACGCGCTCCTCGTGGAGGAGGCGCTCAGCGCCAAGGGGACGGTGCGCTCGATCGCCCGCGCCACCGACGGCGTCGCCGCACTCGAGCACCTGCGCTCCCCTGACACCCGCGTGCCCGATCTGATCGTCCTGGACCTCAACATGCCCCGGATGAACGGCCGCGAACTCCTGGGCGTCCTGAAGGACGACCCGGAGCTGTGCCTGATCCCCGTGGTGGTGCTCACCACCTCGGCCACCCCGGACGACGTGACCGCGGCCTACCGGCAGCACGCCAACGCCTATGTCACCAAGCCGGTGAACCTGGACGACTTCCTCCAGGCGGTCCAGGGCATCGACGACTTCTTCCTGGAGACGGCCACGGTGCCCACCAAGGACGAGTGA
- a CDS encoding sensor histidine kinase, translated as MTGSGAVPGNDVPEAAEPASEPPERNDPIAPPRGQWTPGAWTTRRWLTTGMSAAIALLAVLAVAGAWVFGRTTDVSDHLVGVSSPALVSAVRLESALLDQETGVRGYGLTGQTSFLDPYTDGVARERDAVTRIRTLLAHDHAALADLDRTLAAAETWQSRFARPIAAAPPGRPVAVASERADEAKRDFDAVRAGTTRLQRTLQAVQAHDRAELDHVHRLRNWIFSLIVLVVLVLVVMIFEGLRRGVTAPLTRLTDDLRQVADGDFDHEVTPSGPADMRALAADVDRMRARLARELRFSDTARKSLDAQAVDLQRSNAELEQFAYIASHDLQEPLRKVASFCQLLQRRYADQLDERAGQYIAFAVDGANRMQTLINDLLAFSRVGRVHGETAEVDLEEVFGRAEDALSLAIAETGAEVTHDPLPVLHGDATQLGMLMQNMLSNAIKFRSPDRPPKVHLSAWREDDHWAFACADNGIGIEPEFAERVFVIFQRLHTRDAYPGNGIGLALCKKVVEFHGGTIGIDPAHAPGARITFTLSEPAVPAVLEAARP; from the coding sequence GTGACCGGCAGCGGAGCCGTCCCGGGCAACGACGTGCCGGAGGCGGCGGAGCCCGCCTCCGAGCCGCCGGAGCGAAACGACCCCATAGCGCCCCCGCGCGGCCAATGGACGCCCGGCGCCTGGACCACCCGGCGCTGGCTGACCACCGGCATGAGCGCCGCGATCGCCCTGCTGGCGGTCCTCGCCGTCGCCGGGGCCTGGGTCTTCGGCCGCACCACCGACGTCTCCGACCACCTGGTCGGCGTCAGCTCCCCCGCGCTGGTCTCGGCGGTACGGCTGGAGAGCGCGCTGCTGGACCAGGAGACCGGCGTCCGCGGCTACGGACTCACCGGCCAGACCTCCTTCCTCGACCCGTACACCGACGGCGTCGCACGCGAGCGCGACGCCGTGACCCGCATCCGCACGCTGCTCGCCCACGACCACGCCGCGCTCGCCGACCTCGACCGGACGCTCGCCGCCGCCGAGACCTGGCAGAGCAGGTTCGCCCGGCCGATCGCCGCCGCGCCGCCCGGCCGCCCCGTGGCGGTCGCGTCCGAGCGGGCGGACGAGGCCAAGCGGGACTTCGACGCCGTGCGGGCCGGCACCACCCGGCTGCAGCGCACCCTGCAGGCGGTCCAGGCGCACGACCGGGCCGAACTCGACCATGTGCACCGGCTGCGCAACTGGATCTTCTCGCTGATCGTCCTGGTCGTCCTGGTGCTGGTGGTGATGATCTTCGAGGGGCTGCGGCGCGGTGTCACCGCGCCGCTGACCCGGCTCACCGACGACCTGCGCCAGGTCGCCGACGGCGACTTCGACCACGAGGTCACCCCCAGCGGTCCCGCGGACATGCGCGCGCTCGCCGCCGACGTCGACCGGATGCGCGCCCGGCTCGCCCGCGAACTGCGGTTCAGCGACACGGCCCGCAAGAGCCTGGACGCCCAGGCCGTCGACCTGCAGCGGTCCAACGCCGAGCTGGAGCAGTTCGCCTACATCGCCTCCCACGACCTGCAGGAGCCGCTGCGCAAGGTGGCCAGCTTCTGCCAGCTCCTCCAGCGCCGCTACGCCGACCAGCTCGACGAACGCGCCGGCCAGTACATCGCCTTCGCGGTCGACGGCGCCAACCGCATGCAGACCCTCATCAACGACCTGCTCGCCTTCTCCCGGGTCGGCCGGGTGCACGGCGAGACCGCGGAGGTCGACCTGGAGGAGGTCTTTGGCCGGGCCGAGGACGCGCTGAGCCTGGCGATAGCCGAGACCGGCGCCGAGGTGACCCACGACCCGCTCCCGGTGCTGCACGGCGACGCCACCCAACTGGGCATGCTGATGCAGAACATGCTCTCCAACGCGATCAAGTTCCGCTCCCCCGACCGGCCGCCGAAGGTCCACCTGTCCGCCTGGCGGGAGGACGACCACTGGGCCTTCGCCTGCGCCGACAACGGCATCGGCATCGAACCGGAGTTCGCCGAGCGGGTCTTCGTGATCTTCCAGCGGCTGCACACCCGCGACGCCTACCCCGGCAACGGGATCGGCCTGGCACTGTGCAAGAAGGTCGTGGAGTTCCACGGCGGCACCATCGGTATCGACCCCGCCCACGCCCCGGGCGCGCGGATCACCTTCACCCTGTCCGAACCCGCAGTTCCCGCCGTGCTGGAGGCGGCACGCCCGTGA
- a CDS encoding PP2C family protein-serine/threonine phosphatase — translation MTADDTTDDVSVRLPRQGGPADAAAGPPRLLLVEDDPGDALLVEEYLSDARLDADLEWTQTLAGALASAAERPPDCVLLDLHLPDAVGMAAVRRMQRACPDAAVIVLTGLAEDKAGVDAVAAGAQDYMVKGTVSGELLDRAVRYAVQRKHAERTAAQLRVNEQRQAENRRLERGLLPTPLLHDTPITPTSCYLPSREGALLAGDFLDAVQTPDGTVHAVIGDVSGHGPDAAAMGVCLRIAWRSLVLGGHREADLLGPMDRLLGAERTAGSMFATLALLALPPGTGTIQVVLAGHEAPVLIDADGVRQLRVPPGLALGIAGDEVRWQATELPLPQAGALLLCTDGLIEGHAGPGRERLGTDGLLALIASAADRRGQDLLDHLTSTTKALDAGRHLDDVAVLLLEWDRPL, via the coding sequence GTGACCGCCGACGACACCACCGACGACGTCTCCGTCAGACTCCCGCGGCAGGGCGGTCCCGCCGACGCGGCGGCGGGACCGCCGCGGCTGCTGCTGGTCGAGGACGACCCGGGCGACGCGCTGCTGGTCGAGGAGTACCTCTCCGACGCCCGGCTGGACGCCGACCTCGAGTGGACCCAGACGCTGGCCGGGGCGCTCGCCTCGGCCGCCGAGCGGCCGCCGGACTGCGTGCTGCTCGACCTGCACCTGCCGGACGCGGTCGGCATGGCCGCGGTCCGCCGGATGCAGCGCGCCTGCCCGGACGCGGCGGTCATCGTGCTGACCGGCCTGGCCGAGGACAAGGCCGGCGTCGACGCGGTGGCGGCCGGCGCACAGGACTACATGGTCAAGGGCACGGTCAGCGGCGAACTGCTGGACCGGGCGGTGCGCTACGCCGTGCAGCGCAAGCACGCCGAACGCACCGCGGCGCAACTGCGGGTCAACGAGCAGCGGCAGGCGGAGAACCGCCGGCTCGAACGCGGCCTGCTGCCCACGCCGCTGCTGCACGACACCCCGATCACCCCGACCTCCTGCTACCTGCCCAGCCGCGAGGGCGCCCTGCTGGCCGGGGACTTCCTCGACGCGGTGCAGACGCCGGACGGCACCGTGCACGCCGTCATCGGCGACGTCAGCGGGCACGGCCCGGACGCCGCGGCGATGGGCGTGTGCCTGCGCATCGCCTGGCGCTCGCTGGTCCTCGGCGGCCACCGCGAGGCGGACCTGCTCGGCCCGATGGACCGCCTGCTGGGCGCCGAGCGGACCGCGGGGTCGATGTTCGCCACGCTCGCGCTGCTCGCGCTGCCGCCGGGGACGGGCACGATCCAGGTGGTGCTGGCCGGCCACGAGGCGCCGGTGCTGATCGACGCCGACGGGGTGCGGCAGCTGCGGGTGCCGCCCGGCCTGGCTCTGGGCATCGCGGGCGACGAGGTCCGCTGGCAGGCCACCGAGCTGCCGCTGCCGCAGGCCGGCGCGCTGCTGCTGTGCACCGACGGGCTGATCGAGGGCCACGCGGGTCCGGGCCGCGAACGCCTGGGCACCGACGGCCTGCTCGCGCTGATCGCCTCCGCCGCCGACCGCCGCGGCCAGGACCTGCTGGACCACCTCACCAGCACGACCAAAGCGCTGGACGCGGGCCGGCACCTCGACGACGTCGCCGTGCTGCTGCTGGAGTGGGACCGCCCGCTGTGA